The sequence CATGAAGCGGCAGCGGCGATCGCTCGCATGGCACAGCTCGGCATCGCCCAGCCCCAAACCGCAAACGGGACCGAATTTGCCCCGGCGGCCACTTGCCTGCGAAATTATGCCGTGGCGGCAATGGTCGGCTTGAGAGAGTTGCCGTTCTTGCCATAGCGCTGGGCAGTGGTCTTGGCAGCAATGGGGGTGAGGCGGACAGTTAGCATATCCACGGATGGAAAGCGATCGCGATCGCTCAGTCCGACCCCAACGCCTCCGATAACATGTAGATTGAACGTTGGTCTGCCCGGTCCCGACTTTGATGGCACGGTAAAGGGCGGCTGAGTTATCTACATCGCGATCGCCCCGTAGCCTCACCATGACTGGTTTAACGAATGCCCCCACCCCCAAATCGGCCCTGATTGATGAACGATTCTGGCGCAATTTCATTCCCGTGCCCGCAGGCAATCGTTTTCAGTTAGGCGATCGCGCGCCTGACTTCACGCTGATCGAAGCGGGCACCCGCCAGCCCTACCGCCTCTCACAACATTGGGGCGAGCGTCCCGTGGTGCTGGAATTCACCCGCATCTTTACCGAACGGCACTACTGCCCCCTCTGCTTTCCCCATTTAGTAGCGATGAACGAGGCCTATGCCAAGTTTGCCGCAGCGGGAGCCCAGGTCATTTTGATTACGAGTACGACGCTAGCCCAAAGCCAGGTGGTCAAGACCGATCTCAACCTGCAGCCACCGCTCTTGTGCGATCCCTTTTGCGAAGTCTTTCGGCAATATGGGGCCGGGCAAGCGCTGGGAGCCCCGCTGTCAGCCCAGTTTGTGTTGGATAAGTATGGTCGCCTGCGCTATTGGCATCACTTTTCCTTTTTGGACTACAATGCCGAGCCTTTGCAGTTGCTCTATACCCTATCGACCCTGCCCTCAGACTGATTGACCAGCTAGGCGGTGAGCCGACGGCACCATAAGGAGTCGTAACAAAGCTAGGGCAAATGGGGAAAAATTTGGCATTATCTAGAGCATAGAGCGGCGGCATTGTGCGCCCGCCAGACTTGCTGCCAAGGTCAATTGCTTACTTGATTGCCATGACTGAACCCGTTGAACCCATCGTTTTGCCCCCTGCTGAAAACCCTGAACAGGAAGGACAGTGGCTCAAAGCGACCCTACATGAATGGCTCAACACTGAGTTTCCGCCGGAAGCGGTCAACGCTGACATTGCTGAGCGGGCCTCGCAAGTGTTTGTGCGCCAGCGCATGGAAGGCGAAAACGACCTGGGCTCACTGGTGCTAGCGGTGTTGACCGAAATGCAAGCCTTTGACTTTTCGAAAAGCTTTTATGGCGAGTTTGCGATCGCCAACGCCGTGAGTGACCTGCTGCTCGACAGCCTGGGCATTGACCACTGCTGCGGGGCCGGATAAGAAACCGACATCTCAAGCCTGGAGATTTCTGAGCGGTGACCTCCGGCTTGCCCGATCGCCGCTAGCTCCCCAGCTTAAAGGCTTCGACAAAGAGGCTGTAAGTGAGGCCAATTTTGAGGGCATTCATCACCTCTAGCGTCAGGCTAGTGCGCTGGACTGGGGGGCGTGACGGACGCCGATAAACCAGCCAGCTAATCAACTCCACCAGGCCCAGCAAAATCGCGGAGACAACGACATCGAGCTTGGCCGCTTGACCCGCGATCGAAGAAATCGCAATGCCAAAAAAGTTGCCAAACAGCAGGCCAATAATTACCAGTGACAGCCGTCGCCACGGGTTAAAGACCCAACGGCCAAATTGGTTAGAGGCAGATGAAACCAGAGTAGAGAGGCGGGTGCGCTGCATGGCAGTTAAGGAGGAGACAATGAGCCACAGGCCGGATGGAGACCCCCTTGGGCACAAATAAAGGCCAGCTGCTCTGGGGATAAATTTAACCCCCGGCTAAAGTCTACCCCAGCGTACTGATTACCGGGCGTCAACTCGGGCGCGGCTGCCACAAACCCATCCCCGGTAGTTGGGGCCGCATTGGGGGTCGTCAAAATAGCCCCCGCAAAATCGGTTTGGTCGATGATGGCCCCCTGTAGCCAAGCCCCTCGCAGGTCGGCATCGCGGAAACTCGTGCCCGTGAGGTCGGTGGCCTGGAGATTGGCATCTTGCAGGGCGGCCCCAGTGAAATCGGCAGCCGCCAGGGTGGTCTGGCTCAGGTCGGCACTATTGAGTTGGGCCGCGATCGCCGTTACCCCCTGGAGATTGGCCCCGGTGAGTTGGGCTCCTGCCGCATTCACTTCGGCGAGTCGCGCCCCCGCCAAGTCAGCATCCAACAATTGAGCTTCCGTCAAATCTGCCTTTGACAGTCGCGCTTCCGTGAGGGTGGCTTGGTCGAGCACGGCTTGAATGAGACTGGCATGTTCTAAATTGGCCCGACTGAGATTAGCCAGGGTGAGATTAGCCTGGTTGAAATTCACCCGCACAAGGCCACTGCCCACCAAGCACCCCAGAGTGAGGTCAGCGCCCGCCAGGTTGGCGTGGCTCAGGTCAGCCCCGCTCAAGTCGGTCGTGCGATCGTCGTAAGTGTCGGGATAACTATCGGGCCCGGGACTGTAGAACTTAGCCCCTTGAAATTGCGCCCCGGACAAAATCGCCCCTTGCCACTGGGTATGAGCTAGCGATTGGTTTTTGAGCACGAGCTGAAAGTCGCCTTGCCCCTCAGTGACAAATCCCAGATTCATCCGACTAAAGTCCAGCGGCTCTGGGTGTTCCGCAGTTTCTAACAGCAGCAATTTGGTAATGATGCGGTTGACTGTTTGCAGGCGAATAATAGTGGTGCGTCGCATCGCCGGATCGCTTTGCATAGCCAGGTCGGCAGCGAGCCCTTGGTTGAGCCGCCGCAAAGCCGGAAATGCCGCCGCCCCTCGGGCTACGAGGGCTTGTTGCAACGCATCGAGCCACAGGGGATCGTTGGTCTGGGCAATCAGGTCGACCAGTAAGGGCGTGACGCGATCGTCGGGCAGGTTGCCGAGGGCGAGCACTGCGGCACGCCGGGCTTCAGCATCGAGTTCAGGATTGGTCAGCGTCGACACCAGATCGGTATACAACATCTCATCTGCCGACGGCGTGGTAGAAATGGCCGGGCGACCCAGTAAAAAATAGCCGCTGATGCCAGCCAGGCCCCCCAGCGTCAACAGCAGGCCCAGCCCCATGCCCAGCTTCGGCAGGGTGAGATCTTTGCCGCGCCACCGTGCCCCATCAGGATTGATGACAACGGCGGTGGGGCCAACCGTTTGCAACCAGTCGGAAGCACGACCCAGCCCCAGCGGCACTTTGGCCTCGGCCTGCCACAGGGTCGAAAGATGAATCATCGCACCCGTCCGCTCGTCAATGACGCAGGTGCCCGCTAACCAGTCATGCCAGGCGCGGCGGGGGCGATTGCCCAAACCGGTCAAACTCTCGGCGAGGAGAGCCGCACCGCTGAGCCCCACCAATACGCCCACCACGGGAAACGCGCCGCTGAGGTGCCACACCGCATAGGCGATCGCGAGGGGACTGCCCCATTTACCCACCGCTTCCCGAATGAACGCCCGACCGATGCCGGGAGATTGTCCCTCTAGGGTCAGCACTTGCAAGCCCAGCCAGCGCTTGGGCCAACTGCTGCCCGATCGCCCGACCATATAAATGTGTCCCGCCGCCAGCAGCACGGGCAATCCGAGGGCCGCCGACCAGCACAAATTCGTCAGCGGGGGCACTTGAGTGGGCAGCGATCGCGGCGACAATCCCAACGCTTTGGCGCCCTGCTGCTGCACGGCTTGGAGCGGGGCGGCCAATTCGGTTTGGGAGGCTGCGGTCGGTTGTTGTTGGGCGCGTTGGTTCACCACCTGGCCCAAATAAAACGGCCCCACCACGCTGCCGGCCAACACCGCAATCTCTAAGCTCCAGGCCAGCAAGCGTCGCCCCACAGTGGGCAGCATGGGAGCCACTACGAGGGTCGGAGGGACAGGTTTTGGCGGCGGCCGGTGCGATCGCGGCGTGGCGGCACTGTCCTCAGCGGCAGAGTGAGCAGCGGAATCATGATCAGGTCGTCGGGATGAAGCACTCATAATCGACCAAGGCGGGCACTATGCCTCCTGTTTTACCACCGTTGCCGCGATCGCAACGCCAAATTGCGCGACTTGTAAAAAAACTGCCGGAACGGCGATGTTTTTGCAATTCTCAGACTCTAAGGAATCAGGATTTTTAAAATCCAAGTTTTGTCGGGCAGACATCTTGCCTGCGCTTGAACAGCCGAGACGGCTGTTCACACTTAATTTAATTCCAATTCCTTAGAAGATCTTCAGCAACAAAAATACCCAGCTGCGGTGCATTACGGCGTTTATGACACCCGACGAATGGGTAATTTTTTCGGAGTTCTCCTGAATGCAGTGGTGAACCTTTCAGCTTGAGCTTGATTGCGCTACCCCAGCACCGCCGCCTAATTCGAGGCATCAACCGCTCGCTAGAAAATTGGCACCGTCGCGTTGATGCTCAGCCCAAAAAACGTGTCGTCAAAAGTGATGCGGCTCTCAGAAGAACGGCCATTGCTCAGTCCGCCAAACAAAGACAGCCGCACTTCTGGCGTGATGGCATAACGCAGCTGGCCCGTCAGGCGCTGATACGTCTCGTGGCGTGACTGTTGCGTAAAGTCGGAAATCGTGAGGCGATAGCCAATCCCGGTATCCCATTGCGAATTGATTTCATAATTCAAGGTCGCCCCGACTGAGTTCAGCACATTACTGAAGCGTTCAGGATCGCTAAAAAAGATCTGACCCTGGTAGTAGCTATCCAGCGTCAGTTGCGGCGTCAAGCGATCGCGGCGGCCAAGGGTCAGGTCGATCCCGGTATTGGTAAAAAACTGCTCGGAAAATCCCTCCTCATACAGCAGCTGGTGACTCAGACTCAACTCGCCATAGGCATTGGCCGACAAGCGCTGGCGAATGCCCGCTTGAAACCGCACCTCGTCATAATTCGAGGCCGTTTGCTCTTGATAGCGAAACAGGGTCGTCCGTGCCGACAATAGCAACCCCGTATCAGGCCCTAAGGTGGGAAACGCCAAGATACTGATACCAGGGCGCACGAGTTGGTCCC comes from Leptolyngbya iicbica LK and encodes:
- a CDS encoding DUF565 domain-containing protein, whose protein sequence is MQRTRLSTLVSSASNQFGRWVFNPWRRLSLVIIGLLFGNFFGIAISSIAGQAAKLDVVVSAILLGLVELISWLVYRRPSRPPVQRTSLTLEVMNALKIGLTYSLFVEAFKLGS
- a CDS encoding redoxin domain-containing protein, with translation MTGLTNAPTPKSALIDERFWRNFIPVPAGNRFQLGDRAPDFTLIEAGTRQPYRLSQHWGERPVVLEFTRIFTERHYCPLCFPHLVAMNEAYAKFAAAGAQVILITSTTLAQSQVVKTDLNLQPPLLCDPFCEVFRQYGAGQALGAPLSAQFVLDKYGRLRYWHHFSFLDYNAEPLQLLYTLSTLPSD
- a CDS encoding pentapeptide repeat-containing protein; the protein is MSASSRRPDHDSAAHSAAEDSAATPRSHRPPPKPVPPTLVVAPMLPTVGRRLLAWSLEIAVLAGSVVGPFYLGQVVNQRAQQQPTAASQTELAAPLQAVQQQGAKALGLSPRSLPTQVPPLTNLCWSAALGLPVLLAAGHIYMVGRSGSSWPKRWLGLQVLTLEGQSPGIGRAFIREAVGKWGSPLAIAYAVWHLSGAFPVVGVLVGLSGAALLAESLTGLGNRPRRAWHDWLAGTCVIDERTGAMIHLSTLWQAEAKVPLGLGRASDWLQTVGPTAVVINPDGARWRGKDLTLPKLGMGLGLLLTLGGLAGISGYFLLGRPAISTTPSADEMLYTDLVSTLTNPELDAEARRAAVLALGNLPDDRVTPLLVDLIAQTNDPLWLDALQQALVARGAAAFPALRRLNQGLAADLAMQSDPAMRRTTIIRLQTVNRIITKLLLLETAEHPEPLDFSRMNLGFVTEGQGDFQLVLKNQSLAHTQWQGAILSGAQFQGAKFYSPGPDSYPDTYDDRTTDLSGADLSHANLAGADLTLGCLVGSGLVRVNFNQANLTLANLSRANLEHASLIQAVLDQATLTEARLSKADLTEAQLLDADLAGARLAEVNAAGAQLTGANLQGVTAIAAQLNSADLSQTTLAAADFTGAALQDANLQATDLTGTSFRDADLRGAWLQGAIIDQTDFAGAILTTPNAAPTTGDGFVAAAPELTPGNQYAGVDFSRGLNLSPEQLAFICAQGGLHPACGSLSPP